One Candidatus Eisenbacteria bacterium genomic window, GAGTCGCGCGGGAGTTCCTGGTGGCTTCGGTGAACGGGTTGGTGATCGCGGGCCTCGTCTCCCTCGTGGCGACGGTCTGGCACGGAAGCGGCCTGCTCGGCCTGATCGTGGGGTGCTCCATGTTTTCCTCTATTCTGGTGGCTTCCACGACGGGGACCCTCTTCCCGATCACGCTCCGCCGCCTCGGTTTCGACCCCGCCCTCGCCACCGGCCCATTCGTCACCACCTCCAACGATCTGCTGAATCTTCTTATCTATTTCGCGATAGCCGCCTTCTTCCTCGGCAGGATTTGATCCGTCATGCCGATCGAACGGGACGAAGCGATCGTGCTCGGCCGCACCCGGCTCGGCGACTCGAGCCTGATCGTTTCCCTCTTCACGCGCCGCCGCGGTCCGGTCCGGGTGGTCGCCAAGGCGGCCCGCCGCGCCCGGAGCCGCTTCGGCGGCGTGCTGGAACCGACCAATCATGTTCTCGCCGTGTACTATCGAAAGGAGAGCCGCGACCTCCAGACCCTCTCCCAGTGCGACCTGGTGACCGCCTTTTCCGCCCTCCGGGAGTCGCTCTTGCGGCTCGCATACGCCTATGCCATAATCGACGGACTCGCCGGGCTGAAGCGGGAAGAGACGCCCGCGGAAGCACTTTTCGCGCTTGCGCTGGAGGCGTTCGCCCGCGCGGAGAACGGCCCGAAGGAGGAGTTGGAGGACATGCTCTGGCGATTCCTTCTCGCCGCCCTCGCCGACGCCGGTTTCCGTCCCGAGCTGGAGAGGTGCCTCCGTTGCGGGAAGCCGGCCGGGCCGGGCCCGGTCCTCTTCGACGCTCGCGCGGGAGGGGTGGTCTGCGGGAGCCACGGCGAAGGAGGGCTGATCCTCTCGCCCGGCACGCTCGAACGTTTCCGGACGCTCTCCCGCGGCGGTCGCCCGCCCGCTCCCACGGCCCCACGGGAGACGGGGGAAGGGCGGGAAGCGCTTCGCCGGTTCCTCCGGGAGCACGGCTTGGGACGCGACCCCTTCCGAGCCCTCGGGCTTCTCACGCCCGGTTCGTAAGAGGAGACATCTTTGACTTTTCAAGAAATCATCATGGCCCTGGAGCGGTATTGGTCCGAGCGGGGCTGCCTGATCGCGACCCCTTATAACTCCGAGGTGGGCGCCGGGACATTCAATCCCGCCACTTTTCTCCGGGTGCTCGGACCGGAACCGTGGAAGGCGGCCTATGTGGAGTTTTCCAAGCGGCCCAAGGACGGCCGGTACGGCGAGAACCCGAACCGCGTGCAGGGATTCCACCAGTATCAGGTGATCCTGAAGCCGTCGCCCACGGACGTGCAGGACGCCTATATCGAATCGCTCCAAGCGATCGGCATCGACCTGAACCGCCACGATCTCCGCTTCGTCGAAGACGACTGGGAATCGCCCACCCTCGGCGCTTGGGGGCTCGGTTGGGAGGTGTGGCTCGACGGGATGGAGGTGACCCAGTTCACCTACTTCCAGCAGGCCGGCAGCCTGGACCTGAACCCGATCTCGGTGGAGCTGACCTATGGACTGGAACGGCTCGCCATGTTTATTCAGGGGGTCCGTTCGCTTTTCGACGTCCGGTGGACCGAAGAGCTGACCTGGGGGGAGGCGCTGCGTCAGTCCGAGGTGGAATATTGCCATCTTAATTATCAGGAGGCGGACATCGATTTTCACTTCGACCTGTTCCGCCGTTACGAAGCGGAGGCGGAGCGTCTTCTGGCGAAGGGGCTCGTCTTTCCCGGCTACGATCACTGCGTCAAGTGTTCCCACCTGT contains:
- the recO gene encoding DNA repair protein RecO — translated: MPIERDEAIVLGRTRLGDSSLIVSLFTRRRGPVRVVAKAARRARSRFGGVLEPTNHVLAVYYRKESRDLQTLSQCDLVTAFSALRESLLRLAYAYAIIDGLAGLKREETPAEALFALALEAFARAENGPKEELEDMLWRFLLAALADAGFRPELERCLRCGKPAGPGPVLFDARAGGVVCGSHGEGGLILSPGTLERFRTLSRGGRPPAPTAPRETGEGREALRRFLREHGLGRDPFRALGLLTPGS
- a CDS encoding glycine--tRNA ligase subunit alpha translates to MTFQEIIMALERYWSERGCLIATPYNSEVGAGTFNPATFLRVLGPEPWKAAYVEFSKRPKDGRYGENPNRVQGFHQYQVILKPSPTDVQDAYIESLQAIGIDLNRHDLRFVEDDWESPTLGAWGLGWEVWLDGMEVTQFTYFQQAGSLDLNPISVELTYGLERLAMFIQGVRSLFDVRWTEELTWGEALRQSEVEYCHLNYQEADIDFHFDLFRRYEAEAERLLAKGLVFPGYDHCVKCSHLFNLLDARGAISVTERTAYIGRIRKLARKAAVAYIEKRESLGFPLLGKGEGA